One genomic region from bacterium encodes:
- a CDS encoding ThiF family adenylyltransferase has protein sequence MAGSLAATLEAIEVHKLVSGQGLQSIAGNEVLFDASVPTHLVTRLVRNPDCRFSHERFELRDARIRTLGEALALVPGPLADKRLWVPDDSFVSRLVCVACAAEAKLCCLRGSIGEDGTACPDCGQPRAIRGFDLRERVLGRDLRSEDLARPLAELGLREHEVFGVESASSGPRYFVLADSRLPANDASGVTLLIAGLGNIGSFLVPLVARMEPIARLVLVDPDVYEPDQQLGQDVGAAAAGRPKVEVQAERALAIRPELELETFAERVERLPLGKLRGAIVASCLDSRAARLQLASRVWRVGSPFVDAAVGGGSSLLVRTNAYRPGPDVACFECELDETDYASLDQVFPCEGAAPGSEDDGPHAFSVESETQPSAGSATV, from the coding sequence TTGGCTGGCTCTCTCGCCGCGACGCTCGAGGCGATCGAGGTCCACAAGCTGGTCTCGGGGCAGGGCCTGCAGTCCATCGCGGGGAACGAGGTGCTCTTCGACGCCAGCGTCCCGACGCATCTGGTGACGCGCCTCGTCCGCAATCCGGATTGTCGGTTCTCGCACGAGCGATTCGAGTTGCGCGACGCCCGGATCCGGACCCTGGGCGAGGCCCTCGCGCTGGTGCCGGGACCGCTTGCCGACAAGCGCCTCTGGGTCCCCGACGATTCCTTCGTCTCGCGGCTCGTCTGCGTCGCCTGCGCTGCCGAGGCGAAGCTCTGTTGCCTTCGCGGCTCGATCGGGGAGGATGGGACCGCTTGCCCGGACTGCGGGCAGCCTCGGGCGATTCGGGGATTCGACCTGCGAGAGCGGGTGCTGGGGCGTGATCTCCGTTCCGAAGACCTCGCCCGGCCGCTCGCGGAGCTCGGTCTCCGCGAGCACGAGGTCTTCGGTGTCGAGTCGGCGTCGTCGGGGCCTCGATACTTCGTCCTCGCGGATAGTCGGCTGCCGGCGAACGACGCGTCGGGCGTGACGCTCTTGATCGCGGGGCTGGGCAACATCGGCTCCTTCCTCGTTCCGCTCGTGGCGAGGATGGAGCCCATCGCGCGCCTCGTGCTCGTCGACCCGGACGTCTACGAGCCGGACCAGCAGCTCGGTCAGGACGTCGGGGCCGCCGCAGCCGGTCGTCCGAAGGTCGAGGTCCAGGCCGAGCGCGCGCTCGCGATCCGGCCCGAGCTCGAGCTCGAGACCTTCGCCGAGCGGGTCGAACGGCTGCCTCTGGGCAAGCTCCGGGGCGCCATCGTGGCGAGCTGCCTCGACAGCCGCGCAGCCCGCCTCCAGCTCGCCTCGCGCGTCTGGCGCGTCGGGAGCCCCTTCGTCGACGCAGCCGTCGGCGGCGGATCGAGTCTCCTCGTTCGAACGAACGCCTACCGGCCGGGGCCTGACGTCGCCTGCTTCGAATGTGAACTCGACGAGACCGACTACGCGTCGCTCGATCAGGTCTTTCCCTGCGAGGGGGCGGCCCCCGGTTCGGAGGACGACGGGCCGCACGCGTTCTCCGTCGAATCCGAAACCCAGCCCTCTGCGGGCTCCGCAACCGTCTGA
- a CDS encoding Mov34/MPN/PAD-1 family protein → MSGAERTASATTPLRGSQSRGYRYAIEYMKQDGTHLGVVPIEPDFEPTIDWTYFLGVRRAELPAVVDSAEGVVSPLWSNELGEPYCHGFRVEVTKRGGGRVVHCDFPESFFQRLADAGSAEWFEKGDLEPGERYAYRVCAYPIASDLSEGRPVDSALEAAASFEVEAVPEPIPLVESRLETFAERAEADEVHVEGEMPVFIVRSVIDEACDLARSAGRNETGGILIGHIHQDPTKPEVFVEITAQIPARHAEASESSFSFTHDTWCAADAAVQLRGRGESFLGWWHSHPRWCNPECPETRRKDCVLARPFFSADDIHLHRVCFPHPYQVSLLISDLPESGPSPALFGWQAGAISARGYFAMP, encoded by the coding sequence ATGTCCGGAGCAGAACGAACGGCGAGTGCAACGACGCCCCTGCGCGGGTCCCAGAGCAGGGGCTATCGCTACGCAATCGAGTACATGAAGCAGGACGGCACGCATCTCGGTGTCGTTCCGATCGAGCCCGACTTCGAGCCGACGATCGATTGGACCTACTTCCTCGGAGTTCGGCGTGCCGAACTGCCCGCCGTGGTCGACTCGGCGGAGGGGGTGGTTTCGCCGCTTTGGAGCAACGAGCTGGGCGAGCCCTATTGCCACGGCTTCCGGGTCGAGGTGACGAAGCGAGGCGGGGGCCGGGTGGTCCACTGCGATTTTCCGGAGAGCTTCTTTCAGCGCCTTGCGGACGCTGGATCGGCAGAGTGGTTCGAGAAGGGCGATCTCGAGCCCGGTGAGCGATACGCCTACCGGGTCTGTGCCTACCCGATCGCCTCCGATCTGTCCGAGGGCCGCCCCGTTGATTCCGCGCTGGAGGCCGCAGCCTCGTTCGAGGTCGAAGCCGTCCCGGAGCCGATTCCGCTCGTCGAGAGTCGTCTCGAAACGTTCGCGGAACGGGCAGAAGCCGACGAAGTGCACGTCGAAGGCGAGATGCCCGTCTTCATCGTCCGCTCCGTGATCGACGAGGCGTGTGATCTCGCGCGAAGCGCGGGTCGGAACGAGACCGGCGGCATCCTCATCGGCCACATCCACCAGGACCCGACGAAGCCCGAGGTGTTCGTCGAGATCACCGCGCAGATCCCTGCACGACATGCCGAAGCCTCCGAGTCGAGCTTCTCCTTCACGCACGACACCTGGTGCGCGGCGGACGCCGCAGTCCAGCTTCGCGGGCGCGGCGAGTCGTTTCTCGGTTGGTGGCATTCGCACCCTCGCTGGTGCAATCCGGAGTGCCCCGAGACGCGCCGGAAGGATTGCGTTCTGGCGCGCCCCTTTTTCAGTGCGGACGACATCCATCTGCATCGCGTCTGCTTCCCGCATCCGTATCAGGTTTCGCTGCTGATCAGCGATCTCCCCGAGTCCGGACCGTCCCCGGCGCTCTTCGGCTGGCAGGCAGGGGCGATCTCGGCGCGTGGCTACTTCGCGATGCCGTGA
- a CDS encoding AAA family ATPase encodes MPRLQRNQTPDSSLPTPTALLEENQQLMAALEQAQATQTKLRELIEQITAAPWFPALFQKLVDTPQGMRAMVWVGAMPRLVNLHPSVDGPTLPSGSNVYLDHEQATLMAAAKGAFVTPTESATFERLTQDGRVVVRSRDEEIVLERAACLDDREFRSGSKVLFDRPSRIALETMDGVEGKQYQLEDLGELSRGDVGGHAQTLDDLISLFSASLVEPELARLYRMTGRRAALMYGPPGCGKTLMAKTAAAEIQRMTGKRCRFAVVRPGEFESSYVGESEANIRACFRSLREAAGDDMAVLFLDEIESIGRIRGGAGGRHQDRFLAALLAEIDGFCERGKVSILAATNRRDLLDPALLSRLADTQIAVPRPNLQAAREILAIQLPVSLPYYEMAEAEADGQSAAEARSRVIETAISRLYPPNADNEVSRLTLRDGTQRTVHARELMSGRLLDQIALSIREKAFRRHVAGDDGGLRIPDALAAVETCLAELSTTLTVHNARAYLDDLPQDVDVVRVEPIRTKPERRHRYYNAA; translated from the coding sequence ATGCCCAGGCTCCAGCGAAACCAGACCCCCGACAGCTCGCTACCGACACCGACGGCGCTCCTCGAGGAGAACCAGCAGCTGATGGCTGCGCTCGAACAGGCGCAAGCGACGCAGACGAAGCTGCGCGAGCTGATCGAACAGATCACGGCCGCCCCCTGGTTCCCGGCTCTCTTCCAGAAGCTGGTCGATACGCCACAGGGGATGCGCGCGATGGTTTGGGTGGGGGCGATGCCACGCCTCGTCAATTTGCACCCCTCCGTCGACGGTCCGACGTTGCCCTCGGGCAGCAACGTCTACCTCGATCACGAGCAGGCGACGCTGATGGCGGCAGCGAAGGGGGCCTTCGTGACGCCCACCGAGTCGGCGACCTTCGAGCGGCTCACGCAGGACGGACGGGTCGTCGTACGTTCGCGAGACGAGGAGATCGTTCTCGAACGAGCGGCTTGTCTCGACGATCGCGAGTTCCGATCGGGTAGCAAGGTGCTCTTCGATCGGCCCTCGCGGATCGCGCTCGAGACGATGGATGGAGTAGAGGGCAAACAGTATCAGCTCGAGGATCTCGGTGAACTCTCCCGCGGCGATGTCGGGGGCCATGCGCAGACCCTCGACGATCTGATCTCGCTGTTCTCGGCGAGTCTCGTCGAGCCCGAGTTGGCACGTCTCTATCGGATGACCGGCCGACGCGCCGCACTCATGTACGGTCCGCCCGGGTGTGGCAAGACGTTGATGGCCAAGACCGCGGCTGCCGAGATCCAGCGCATGACGGGCAAGCGCTGCCGGTTCGCGGTGGTCCGGCCCGGGGAGTTCGAGAGCAGCTACGTCGGCGAATCCGAGGCCAACATCCGCGCCTGTTTCCGGTCGCTTCGCGAGGCTGCGGGCGACGACATGGCCGTTCTCTTCCTCGACGAGATCGAGTCGATCGGTCGGATCCGGGGCGGCGCCGGTGGACGTCACCAGGATCGCTTCCTGGCCGCTCTGCTCGCGGAGATCGACGGCTTCTGCGAGCGCGGGAAGGTGTCGATCCTCGCGGCCACCAACCGCCGCGACCTGCTCGACCCGGCGCTTCTGTCGCGGCTCGCGGATACCCAGATCGCCGTTCCGCGCCCGAACCTCCAGGCCGCACGCGAAATCCTCGCGATCCAGCTGCCGGTCTCGCTCCCCTACTACGAGATGGCTGAGGCGGAAGCGGACGGGCAGTCCGCGGCAGAGGCGCGGAGCCGCGTGATCGAGACGGCGATCTCGCGTCTGTACCCCCCGAACGCGGACAACGAAGTGTCCCGCCTCACGCTTCGTGACGGGACCCAGCGGACCGTCCACGCGCGGGAGCTCATGAGCGGCCGACTCCTCGATCAGATCGCCCTCTCCATCCGCGAAAAGGCCTTCCGCCGGCATGTCGCTGGAGACGACGGCGGTCTCCGCATCCCGGATGCGCTCGCCGCGGTGGAGACCTGCCTCGCCGAACTCTCGACGACGCTCACCGTCCACAACGCGCGCGCCTATCTCGACGACCTGCCGCAGGACGTCGACGTCGTGCGCGTCGAGCCGATTCGCACCAAGCCCGAACGGAGGCACCGCTACTACAATGCCGCCTGA
- a CDS encoding proteasome accessory factor PafA2 family protein, protein MPPELRRLRSVPKLVGADFELGNFILGLEARDGTGREASRALLAEVDGVPAKNRSYRSSSSVVSYDGFGGEYGGAYGYGWGDWYGGSARDPQDQGRVFLESNGASVYIDLDHLECAVPEVLSAFDLAAASAAMLRIAREAQVRANEKLPAGQSLQVLINNSDSLSHSYGSHLNFLVSRAAWEDILERRPHFLQFLATHQLSSMIYSGQGKVGSENGRPDVNYQISQRADFLETVAATQTTFRRPIVNARDETLCGDSGELARLHCISFDNTLCFGASILKVGAMQIVLAMIEAEDVDTRCSVDDLVGAAVAWSHDPSLERRVRRVEGGEATAIETQQRILEHAFAHRDRHGFETVPRADEILALWDDTLSRLAGGDRDALAGRIDWILKERILERALEQRDDLDWKSPELKYLDQIYSSLDPEEGLFWPHLRSGLVERWISEEEIERFLHEPPENTRAWTRAMVLRRFERHEILKVDWDEITILLDTRTGRQEFTLRLDDPLGFTRATSEALFERETQTPEGDSNANA, encoded by the coding sequence ATGCCGCCTGAACTTCGACGACTTCGGTCGGTCCCCAAGCTCGTGGGGGCCGACTTCGAGCTCGGCAACTTCATCCTCGGCCTCGAGGCCCGCGATGGGACAGGACGCGAAGCCTCTCGCGCGCTGCTCGCCGAGGTCGATGGCGTCCCCGCGAAGAACCGCTCCTACCGCTCCTCAAGCAGCGTCGTGTCCTACGACGGGTTCGGCGGGGAGTACGGTGGGGCTTACGGCTACGGCTGGGGCGACTGGTACGGGGGGAGCGCGCGCGATCCCCAGGATCAGGGCCGGGTCTTCCTCGAGAGCAACGGCGCAAGCGTCTACATCGACCTGGATCATCTCGAATGTGCCGTGCCGGAGGTGCTGAGCGCCTTCGACCTGGCTGCGGCGTCGGCGGCCATGCTTCGGATCGCGCGCGAGGCACAGGTGCGCGCCAACGAGAAGCTCCCGGCCGGGCAGAGCTTGCAGGTCTTGATCAACAACTCCGACTCGCTCTCTCACAGCTACGGGTCGCATCTCAACTTTCTCGTCAGCCGCGCTGCCTGGGAGGACATCCTCGAGCGTCGCCCCCATTTCTTGCAGTTCCTCGCGACTCACCAGCTGTCTTCGATGATTTACTCCGGGCAGGGGAAGGTGGGCTCCGAGAACGGCCGTCCCGACGTGAACTACCAGATCTCCCAGCGCGCGGACTTCCTCGAGACGGTCGCAGCGACGCAAACCACGTTTCGTCGTCCGATCGTGAATGCCCGGGACGAGACGCTTTGCGGCGATAGCGGCGAGCTCGCGCGTCTGCACTGCATCAGCTTCGACAACACTCTCTGCTTCGGGGCCAGCATCCTCAAGGTCGGCGCGATGCAGATCGTGCTCGCGATGATCGAGGCCGAGGACGTCGACACCCGGTGCTCGGTCGACGACCTCGTCGGCGCCGCCGTCGCATGGAGCCACGATCCGAGCCTCGAACGGCGTGTTCGCCGGGTCGAGGGCGGGGAAGCGACGGCGATCGAAACGCAGCAGCGGATCCTCGAGCACGCGTTCGCCCATCGAGATCGCCACGGCTTCGAGACCGTGCCGCGCGCCGACGAGATCCTGGCGCTCTGGGACGACACGCTCTCGAGGCTCGCGGGCGGCGACCGCGACGCGCTCGCGGGCCGCATCGATTGGATCCTCAAGGAGCGGATCCTCGAGCGTGCGCTCGAGCAGCGCGATGATCTCGACTGGAAGTCGCCGGAGCTCAAGTACCTCGATCAGATCTACAGCAGCCTCGATCCCGAGGAAGGTCTCTTCTGGCCCCACCTGCGTTCGGGGCTGGTGGAGCGCTGGATCAGCGAGGAAGAGATCGAGCGCTTCCTGCACGAGCCGCCCGAGAACACGCGCGCGTGGACCCGCGCGATGGTTCTGCGCCGCTTCGAGCGGCACGAGATCCTGAAGGTCGACTGGGACGAGATCACGATCCTGCTCGATACGAGGACCGGGCGGCAGGAGTTCACGCTCCGCCTCGATGACCCGCTCGGATTCACCCGCGCCACTTCCGAAGCGCTCTTCGAGCGCGAAACCCAAACCCCAGAAGGAGACTCCAATGCGAACGCGTGA
- a CDS encoding proteasome accessory factor PafA2 family protein — protein sequence MMDETLFGMETELAFSALRIGEEDPNQEILFDLPRPMHSAVSSTVADLLVADFFKLADEQICSLRDYQTNGIYLANGSRLYLDAGRHPEFCTPECRSPEELVRWQLAGERILAGLVEDLAILRPDHAFALFRCNVDYGGMQSTWGCHESYQHRSDEVQMSRHLIPHLVSRIIYTGAGGLNNRIDRPQFLISPRVPHLMHTVGADSQHERALYHTKDEQLGESDFHRLHLICGESNSSQLSTYLKFGTTALIVRLIEAGLCEGGELGFDRPLEVMNRIARDVRCEKESRVSGGRRLTAIQIQREYLAMVEEQLDADFMPDWAPRVCERWREALDDLENDSPSLSTRLDWKIKHALFEDRLERRGTSWSELTRWEGLGAELCEIDTRFGELGSAGLFRRLDEAGALEHRLSELGSVEEAMESAPPGGRAEVRGRAIRELREKDDSGRYRCGWEAILDDEEGRTFDMSDPFGRNAEWRDADLGWRRRSPHSRFRHNLLDELNQGVGLYSGCMFSDAVERLAAVAQRARAAGEHEIESQARFWSASAYHDAGRLRQAERVLSPILETVVENASLETACRVLTRHAVILIDGPAERSRIEESIARARRCMEEGDGVRGASRIALAEARLFGAIGDYGSAILRMEEALRLERDDYISFARSSHQRWMIYYLLRVKRLDRANFYLEEWFDEVKRGVGRPESRIMFHCAESLIARARGDHDRAFERARDAVEHAEGADRNRYRTSARCALVESAIEVGDLNAARPHVEALERWEEIEIGEQHCDVHLVTAAYHRAVEGREREAKAVLAEAAALGVARRMDRLLGTRHHEREMGEGLRPVG from the coding sequence ATGATGGACGAGACCCTCTTCGGAATGGAGACCGAGTTGGCCTTCTCCGCCTTGCGAATCGGCGAGGAAGACCCGAACCAGGAGATCCTGTTCGATCTCCCGCGGCCCATGCATTCCGCCGTCTCGTCCACCGTTGCAGATCTGCTCGTCGCCGACTTCTTCAAGCTGGCCGACGAGCAGATCTGCTCCCTTCGCGACTATCAGACCAACGGGATCTATCTCGCCAACGGGTCGCGCCTCTATTTGGACGCGGGTCGTCACCCCGAGTTCTGCACGCCGGAGTGCCGAAGCCCTGAAGAGCTCGTACGGTGGCAGCTCGCCGGCGAGCGGATCCTCGCGGGGCTCGTCGAAGATCTCGCCATCCTGCGCCCCGACCACGCCTTCGCCCTGTTTCGCTGCAACGTCGACTACGGCGGGATGCAGAGTACGTGGGGCTGCCATGAGAGCTACCAGCATCGATCCGACGAAGTGCAGATGAGCCGACATCTGATCCCGCATCTCGTCTCACGAATCATCTACACCGGCGCGGGCGGGCTCAACAACCGCATCGACCGCCCGCAGTTCCTCATCTCGCCGCGCGTTCCCCACCTGATGCACACGGTCGGAGCAGACTCTCAGCACGAGCGCGCGCTCTATCACACGAAGGACGAACAGCTCGGGGAGAGCGACTTCCACCGCCTCCACCTCATCTGCGGCGAGAGCAACTCGTCGCAGCTTTCGACCTACCTCAAGTTCGGCACGACGGCGCTGATCGTGCGCCTGATCGAGGCCGGGCTCTGCGAGGGAGGGGAGCTGGGTTTCGATCGGCCCCTCGAGGTGATGAACCGGATCGCGCGCGACGTTCGTTGCGAGAAAGAGAGCCGCGTCTCGGGCGGTCGGCGTCTCACGGCGATCCAGATTCAGCGCGAGTACCTCGCGATGGTGGAGGAGCAGCTCGATGCGGACTTCATGCCCGATTGGGCTCCGCGCGTCTGCGAGCGCTGGCGCGAGGCGCTCGACGACCTCGAGAACGACTCGCCTTCGCTCTCGACGCGTCTCGACTGGAAGATCAAGCACGCTCTCTTCGAGGACCGCCTCGAGCGACGAGGCACGTCGTGGAGCGAGCTGACGAGATGGGAGGGGCTCGGAGCCGAGCTCTGCGAGATCGACACGCGGTTCGGAGAGCTCGGATCGGCGGGTCTTTTCCGACGCCTCGACGAGGCTGGGGCACTCGAGCATCGCCTGTCGGAGCTCGGCAGCGTCGAGGAGGCGATGGAATCGGCGCCGCCCGGCGGGAGGGCGGAGGTCCGCGGTCGTGCGATCCGGGAGCTCCGAGAGAAGGACGACTCCGGTCGCTACCGCTGTGGATGGGAAGCCATTCTCGACGACGAGGAGGGCCGCACCTTCGACATGTCCGATCCCTTCGGCCGGAACGCAGAATGGCGCGACGCCGATCTGGGCTGGCGGCGGCGCTCTCCGCATTCCCGCTTCCGCCACAACCTGCTCGACGAGCTGAACCAGGGCGTCGGTCTTTACAGCGGCTGCATGTTCAGCGACGCAGTCGAGCGACTCGCTGCAGTCGCCCAACGCGCCCGGGCTGCTGGGGAGCACGAGATCGAGTCTCAGGCGCGTTTCTGGTCGGCGTCGGCCTATCACGACGCCGGACGGCTTCGGCAGGCGGAACGTGTGCTCTCGCCGATTCTGGAGACCGTCGTGGAGAACGCCAGCCTCGAAACGGCCTGCCGCGTGCTGACGCGACACGCCGTGATCCTGATCGACGGACCGGCCGAGCGCTCCCGGATCGAGGAGTCGATCGCGCGAGCGCGGCGTTGCATGGAGGAGGGCGACGGCGTCCGCGGCGCTTCGCGGATCGCGCTGGCGGAGGCACGGCTATTTGGCGCGATCGGAGACTACGGCTCGGCGATCCTGCGAATGGAGGAGGCGCTCCGGCTCGAACGAGACGACTACATCTCGTTCGCCAGGAGCTCTCACCAGCGCTGGATGATCTACTACCTCCTGCGAGTGAAGCGGTTGGATCGGGCCAACTTCTACCTCGAGGAGTGGTTCGACGAGGTCAAGCGGGGCGTCGGACGCCCCGAGAGCCGGATCATGTTCCATTGCGCCGAGTCCCTGATCGCGCGCGCTCGGGGAGATCACGACCGCGCCTTCGAGCGCGCTCGCGATGCGGTCGAGCACGCCGAGGGCGCCGATCGCAATCGCTACCGAACGAGCGCGAGATGCGCTCTCGTCGAGAGCGCGATCGAGGTCGGCGATCTCAATGCCGCGCGGCCGCACGTCGAGGCCCTCGAGAGGTGGGAGGAAATCGAGATCGGGGAGCAGCATTGCGACGTCCACCTCGTCACGGCGGCCTACCACCGGGCTGTGGAGGGACGGGAACGTGAGGCCAAGGCCGTGCTCGCGGAGGCGGCCGCGCTGGGTGTCGCTCGTCGGATGGATCGCCTGCTGGGCACGCGCCATCACGAGAGGGAGATGGGGGAGGGGTTGCGGCCTGTGGGGTAG
- a CDS encoding RyR domain-containing protein — MKQVAEFVQPGTIEPVTFNLSQLDGPSDLLGAFHQVRDISLKGKLPLVFWDEFDTSLAGDPLGWLRYFLAPMQDGEFQEGQITHPIGRVIFAFAGGTAERMSAFGKGVPAERQKALKLPDFTSRLRGFLDVLGPNRQTTTRSTDPYFVIRRAILLRSLFERVTGQVIRNGELQIDRGVLRALLRVETYRHGARSIESLLSTSLLVGESRFNRSSLPPEAQLDLHVDAQEFLALVHLLELEGELLDGAARAIHDGFCRSREADGYRFGEKTDDAAMTHSALRPFDELPLNEQEQNRDAARDIPRKLATRRYVMMPDRRDESRFEFPNDDLDALAAAEHQRWMDKKLVDGWTPAPELEVPDKDNKRHPDLVPYEDLSDKEQEKDREQIRELVDVLAAVGYTVVRLRDRDPGTN, encoded by the coding sequence GTGAAGCAAGTCGCCGAGTTCGTTCAGCCGGGAACGATCGAGCCGGTCACGTTCAACCTATCGCAGCTCGACGGTCCTTCCGATCTCCTGGGAGCCTTCCACCAGGTCCGCGACATCAGTCTGAAGGGGAAGCTTCCGCTCGTCTTCTGGGACGAGTTCGACACCAGTCTCGCCGGAGATCCGCTCGGGTGGCTTCGCTACTTCCTTGCGCCGATGCAGGACGGAGAGTTCCAGGAAGGTCAGATCACGCATCCGATCGGTCGTGTGATCTTCGCCTTCGCGGGTGGAACCGCGGAGCGGATGAGTGCGTTCGGCAAAGGCGTTCCGGCCGAGCGGCAGAAGGCCCTCAAGCTCCCGGACTTCACGAGCCGCCTTCGCGGCTTCCTCGACGTCCTCGGACCAAATCGTCAGACGACGACTCGAAGCACGGACCCCTACTTCGTCATCCGGAGAGCGATCCTGCTTCGGTCGCTCTTCGAGAGGGTGACGGGGCAGGTCATCCGCAATGGAGAGCTCCAGATCGATCGGGGCGTGCTGCGTGCACTGCTCCGCGTCGAGACCTATCGGCACGGTGCGCGCTCGATCGAGTCTCTGCTTTCGACGAGCCTGCTCGTCGGCGAGAGCCGCTTCAATCGCTCCTCGCTGCCTCCGGAGGCTCAGCTCGACCTCCACGTCGACGCGCAGGAGTTTCTGGCGCTCGTCCACCTGCTCGAGCTCGAAGGGGAGCTGCTGGACGGCGCTGCCCGCGCGATCCACGATGGCTTCTGCCGCAGTCGCGAGGCCGACGGGTATCGGTTCGGGGAGAAGACCGACGATGCGGCGATGACGCATAGCGCGCTCAGGCCCTTCGACGAGCTTCCGCTGAACGAGCAGGAGCAGAATCGCGACGCGGCGCGCGACATCCCCCGCAAGCTGGCGACGCGTCGCTACGTGATGATGCCCGACCGTCGCGACGAATCACGCTTCGAGTTCCCGAATGATGACCTGGACGCGCTCGCCGCGGCCGAGCACCAGCGTTGGATGGACAAGAAACTCGTGGACGGGTGGACCCCGGCGCCCGAGCTCGAGGTGCCCGACAAGGACAATAAGCGGCATCCGGATCTGGTTCCCTACGAGGATCTCTCCGACAAGGAGCAGGAGAAGGACCGGGAGCAGATTCGCGAGCTCGTCGATGTCCTTGCGGCGGTTGGGTACACGGTTGTGCGCCTCCGGGATCGCGATCCAGGAACCAACTGA